GCGATTCAGCATCGGTTTGGCGATCGTTTGAAGTCCTTTAATGAGGCTTTGGATCGGGAGGGAGCGTTTTATCTGTTTACGCTCCGCCTGATTCCGGCTGTTCCGTTTTTCGTCATTAATGCGGTAATGGGTTTGACGAATTTACGCGCGCGAACGTTTTGGTGGGTGAGCCAAGTTGGCATGTTGGCGGGCACTTGTGTTTATGTTTATGCGGGTGCATCGATTCCCCGTTTGGAACAACTTGCCGATCCATCTCAGTTGCGAGCGGCGGATTTGATCGATCCAGAATCGTTCATTCAACGCGTGAGGGCAACTTCCAGCGATCCGGCCGGCCAACCACTTCGCCGTTCTTTCTCGCCTGCTCAACTAAGTTGGTTGGATGAATTGGTTCGAGCGCAGAAGCCCCTTACTCTCCAACAACAAGAGCGGTTGGTGGTTGTGCTCAACTCCGCGATTGCAAAACCGGATTTTGCTCTTCAGCCCGGCTGGGCGGCCCTTTTTGAGGGAAGCGACCGCGAGAAAGATGGCAGCGATCGGGACAGGGAGAAACAATTAACTCGAATCAACCGGATGCTGTTGGTGCGTGCCTTTCCGCAATCCATTAAAACTCCAGGGCGACTTGTGAGTCCGAACTTATTGGTCGCCTTTTGCTTGTTGGGGTTATTTCCCATCGTCGCTAAGCGTTTGATGCAGCGAGTGAGGCGGCCGAGAAAAGACGAATCGAACGCCTCACGTGTATCGGTCGATACGGCCTGAAGCGGTTCAATCGATTCCGCTCAAAAATCGGCTACTGGACGAATTCCATAAATAGAAAAGTGATGAGGCCACCGGCGACGAAAGCGATCGGGATGGCGATCGCCAACGCTTTGATAATGCTGGCCGTCACATCCGTTTTCTTTTCGCGGATGGGGGCCGGGGGTGGCATGGGCACCACCAATTGGTCAGAGGGTCCGAGCGTATCCTGTCCCGATACGCCATCGGTACTCTGCGACGTTCCGCTTAGCTCTTCCGAGCCGGTGGGGCCGCCACCGTCCTGGCTATCCTCTGCCACATCACGGGCCAATTCACTTAAGTCTTCGACCGTTTCTTCACGCCCGCTCGGTACGGGCGGAGGTTGCCAGGGCGACTTGGTCATCGTGGGGTGGGGAAGCGGAGCAACCGCGTCGGCCCATGGTTCCAATCGCTGCACGACGTCTCGTGCCGTGCCCAAACGTTGCGTTGGATCTTTTTCCATCATGTCGGCGATTAAATCGACAAACTCATCACTAATATCTGGATTAAATTTGCGTGGGTGCCA
The DNA window shown above is from Pirellulaceae bacterium and carries:
- a CDS encoding TVP38/TMEM64 family protein, which gives rise to MMQAKAGRGRIPIKLLVLVGVVLAMLAALFLLRERLSLDYVAQQEQALREFRQAYPWFVYVLAFALYVTVTGLSLPGATVLTLVYAWFFGFVPALVLVSFASTMGATLAFLLSRYLFRDAIQHRFGDRLKSFNEALDREGAFYLFTLRLIPAVPFFVINAVMGLTNLRARTFWWVSQVGMLAGTCVYVYAGASIPRLEQLADPSQLRAADLIDPESFIQRVRATSSDPAGQPLRRSFSPAQLSWLDELVRAQKPLTLQQQERLVVVLNSAIAKPDFALQPGWAALFEGSDREKDGSDRDREKQLTRINRMLLVRAFPQSIKTPGRLVSPNLLVAFCLLGLFPIVAKRLMQRVRRPRKDESNASRVSVDTA